CCGCAGACCAGGCCGCCCTGGGCATGCCCGCCACCGGGCAGGTGGTGCTGACCATCACCGACGACGGGCTTCACCCCGCCCACGGCGAACGCCGCGAATCGATGGGCAGCGGACAGGGGATCCATGGGATGGAGGAGCGCGCAGGCTTCTACAACGGATCGGTCTACGCAGGTCCGGCGCCTCGCCGGGGCTGGATGGTGCGAGCGGATCTCGAACCGCCGCAGAAGGGATGAACCAGGTGAACCCCATTCATGACGACGCGGCCACACGTGCTGAGGCTCCAGGGCCTGCGGACCCCGACGAGCGGGCAGCACTGAACGTGATGCTGGTCGATGACCAGCACCTGCTCCGGATGGGCTTCCGGCTCATCCTCGAGGGAGAGGAGGACCTCCGGGTTGTGGCGGAGGCCGCCGATGGCGTGGAGGCGCTGGAGACTCTGCGCGGGCTGCCCGAGCAGCAGCGACCCGATGTGCTGCTCATGGATGTCCGCATGCCGCGGATGGACGGGATCGAGGCCACGGCCAAGGTGGTCGCTGAGTTTCCGCAGACTCGGGTCATCATCCTGACCACCTTCGATCTGGATGAGTACGCCTTCTCTGGGCTGCAGGCCGGAGCCAGCGCCTTCCTGCTCAAGGACGTGACACCTGAGGATCTGGTCCATGCGGTGCGCGTGGTGGCCGAAGGTGATGCCGTGGTGGCACCTCGGATCACCCAGCGACTGCTCGACGTCTATCTGCGCGGAGCCGAACCGCGGAGTGTCGGGACCGCCGCAGATCAGCCCGCGACTGCGGCCCCGAGCTCCTCGGGTGCAGCGGGACGCCGCGAGGCGGCGCGTCGAGACAGGGCGGGTGAGTCTCTGCCGAACGGCGAAGAGATCGCCGCGGCCATGGACGACGGCGTCCTGCGAGACCCGCTGACCCAGCGCGAGACCGAGGTCCTCTTCGCGGTGGCCGAGGGTCTCTCGAACGCCGAGATCGCCTCAAAGTTCTTCCTCTCCGAGGCGACGGTCAAGACCCATGTGCGCAGAATCCTGACCAAGCTGCAGCTGCGCGATCGCGTGCAGGTGGTGGTCTACGTGTTCCAGACCGGGCTGATCGGGCCCTCCTAGACCAGTTCGCCCGGCCGCGGCTGAACCAGCCGCACCCCGGACCTGGCCCTCAAGTTGAGCCGTCCACCCCGGGGCCTCCCGGAGGCGTCTCCTGAGTGCGCTTCTCGAGGTATTCCTGGTGATCACGCATCCCGTTGCGCACCGCTGCCCGGATGATGGCATGTAGCACGAAGGTGATCACCACCAGGAACCCAGCGAAGATCAAGAGGTTCACGACAAGGCCGGTCCACATCATTGACATGGATCAACGCTAGCAAGGCCGCCGATTAGGATGGCGGGCATGAGCACTCGGGACCACATCGAAGACCTGTCGGACTACGTCACCGCCTCGCCCTCCTCCTACCATGCGGCCGCGGAGGCCGCGGAGCGCCTGGTGGAGGCCGGCTTCACTCAGCTGGGCGAGCATCAGGACTGGCCGATCGAACCGGGCCGCTATGTGGTCCTGCGCGACGGGGCGGTGATTGCCTGGGTGGTGCCCGAAGGCGCTGGACCCACCACCGCGCTGCGCGTCCTCGGAGCGCACACCGATTCCCCCGGGTTTAAGCTGAAGCCCAAGTCCACCCTCCTCCGGCAGGGATGGCTGCAGGCGGGTGTGGAGATCTATGGCGGTCCGCTGCTGAACTCCTGGCTGGATCGCGAACTGCGCCTGGCGGGGCGACTCGTGACACGCGACGGCGTCACCCACCTCGTCGCCACCGGGCCGGTGGCGCGCATCCCGCAGCTGGCCATCCACCTTGATCGGCAGGTCAACGAGGGACTGACGCTGAGCAGGCAGTCCCATACCGCTCCGGTGCTCGGGCTGGCCGGGTCCTCCGAGCAGGCGGCCGAGGCAGACGTGCTGGCAGTCCTCGCCGCCTCAGCAGGGGTGGAGCCGGATCAGGTGGACGGCTACGACGTCGTCCTCGCCGATGCTCAGGCACCGGGGACCTTCGGGATCCAGGAGGAATTCCTCGCCTCGGGTCGATTGGACAACCTCTCCTCCGTCCACGCTGGACTGACCGCCCTGGAGGCTGTCGCGGCAGAGGCTGAGCAGGGTCAGGTCATCCCGATGCTGGCCGCCTTCGACCACGAGGAGCTCGGTTCCGCCTCGCGCTCCGGTGCTGCCGGCCCGTTCCTGGAAGAGGTCCTGGGCAGGATCTATGAGGGGCTGGGGCGAGCTGTCGGACAGGACGGAGCCTCCGCCACACAGCGTGCGCAGGCGCTCGCAGGTTCCTGGCACCTCTCCAGCGATGCTGGGCATGCCGTGCACCCGAACTACGCCGAACGCCACGACCCGGCGAACCGTCCCCTGCCCAACGGCGGGCCGCTGCTGAAGATCAACGCCAATCAGCGCTACACCACCGATGCACCCGGTGCCGCGATGTGGGCCGCCGTCTGTCGAGCCGCCGGGGTGCCGACGCAGGAGTTCGTCTCCAACAACGATCTCCCCTGCGGTTCCACCATCGGACCGATCACCGCGACCCGGCTCGGAATCCGCACCGTCGACGTCGGCATCGCGCTGCTCTCCATGCACTCCGCGCGCGAGATGTGCGGGGTGGAAGATCTTCACCACCTGCGGGACGCGGTCGCAAGCTTCTTCACCCTTGATCTGCCCGGGTGAATCCCTGCATCGGGCGGCCGGCCCACCCGGGATGATCGACCCCGGCGGATTCGTCCACCGGCTTCGGGTTCATCTCGGCGGGGAGAACCTGTAGCATGGTGCAGGTTGTCTGACCTCGATCCTTCCTGCCCACAAACTGCGGGCACGACGGGTCAGTCCAGCAACAGATGCAAATAGAACCTCCTGTTACGGAAATCCCGTGACCGCAAGTCCGAAGGAGGTGGGTTCACTCATGCGTCACTATGAACTGATGGTGCTCGTCGACCCCGAGGTTGATGAGCGCACCGTGGAGCCGACACTCGGCAAGTACATGGAGATCGTCAAGAAAGACGGCGGCACCGTGGACAACGTCGACGTCTGGGGACGTCGCCGGTTGGCTTACGAGATCCAGAAGAAGACGGAAGCGGTCTACGCCGTCGTCAACTTCCACTCCACCCCGGACTCGGCTGCCGAGCTCGACCGACTGCTGCGCCTGAACGAAACGATCATGCGCACCAAGATCACTCGCCCCGAGGAACAGAAGATCGATTAATCCTCCAGGTGGAGCTATCCACCTGTCAGGGCGAACCAGCAACCAAGGAGCATATCCATGGCCGGCGAGACCATCATCACCGTTGTAGGCAATCTGACGGCAGACCCGGAGCTCCGCTTCACCCCCTCGGGTGCAGCGGTCTCCAACTTCGCCATTGCGTCCACACCCCGGTTCTTCGACCGACAGGCGAATGAGTGGAAGGACGGAGAGACTCTCTTCGTCCGCTGTTCACTGTGGCGTGAAGCCGCAGAGAACGCCGCTGAATCCCTGACCAAGGGCACCCGCGTCATCGCACAGGGTCGCCTGAAGGCTCGGTCGTTCCAGACCAAGGAGGGCGAAAACCGCACCTCCTGGGAACTCGACGTTGATGAGATCGGTCCCTCGCTGCGCTTCGCCACTGCCAGCGTCCAGCGCTCGGGCGGCGGCCAAGGCGGCCGTTCCGGGTCCGGTGGAGGCTTCGGCGGCGGAAACGCCGGCGGCGCACCAGCGGGCGGCTTCGGCGGAGGAGGAGACTCCTTCGGCGGCGGAAGCGGTGGCGGCGGCTCGCAGTCCGGCGGGTGGAGCAACGACTCCGCACCGCAGGACCCGTGGGGCGGACAGCCCTCCGGCGGCGGAAGCTGGGGCACCCCTGACAACAACGAGCCACCGTTCTGATCCTGACGAGCGCCTGGCGCTCTCAGCCTGAGAACTGAAGGCTCATCCGTACATATTCACCATCCCGCATCCCACAGGGTGCGGGCTCCGCTTATGAAAAGGAGCACCAAGATGGCAAAGGCTGAACTCAAGAAGCCAAAGCCCAAGGCGAATCCGCTGAAGGCTGCTGACATCACGGTCATCGACTACAAGGACACCGCCCTGCTGCGGAAGTTCATTTCCGACCGAGGCAAGATCCGCGCACGCCGTGTCACCGGCGTGACTGTCCAGGAGCAGCGCAAGATCGCCCAGGCGATCAAGAACGCTCGCGAAGTCGCACTGCTGCCGTACGCCGGCGCGGGCCGCGGCTGATCCGGGACTGACTGGGAAGGAAAGGAACAACCCAATGGCAAAGCTCATCCTGACTCAGGAAGTGACCGGACTCGGCGCTTCCGGCGATGTCGTCGAGGTCAAGGGCGGCTACGCACGCAACTACCTGTTGCCGCGTGGCTTCGCAATGACCTGGACCAAGGGCGGCGAAAAGGACGTGGAGCGTCTGCGCTCCGCTCGCAAGGCTCGCGAGATCGCCACGGTTGAGGAAGCACAGGCAGTGGCTAACACGCTGCAGTCTGCCCCCGTGAAGATCACCGTGAAGACCGGCGACTCCGGTCGCCTGTTCGGCACCGTCGGTGCCGCGCAGATCGCCGATGCCGTCGAGACCTCGGGTCTCGGCTCCATCGACAAGCGCACCGTGGAGATCCCCACCCGCATCAAGGCAGTCGGCAACTACACCGCGACTGTTCGTCTGCACGCCGATGTCTCGGCAACCCTCGACCTTCAGGTCGTCGGCTCGAAGTAATCGCGCGATGCTGCGGCCGCTGTGCGGCTGACGCTGAGAATGCCCCGGCCACCCTCTTCAGGGACCGGGGCATTGTCATGCCCGGTGCGCGAGCGGGAATGGCCGACGGCGGCGGGGCGTTGAGCTCTTAGTACTTCAAATTTTGAGTAGTAGGCTGTAGAGAGGCAGCACGCGGCTCGTCACACGTTTCATCCAGCGCAGCACAGGGAGCAGCTATGCAGTTCGGGGTCTTCAGCATCGGCGACATCACGCCTGATCCGACAACAGGACGTGTGCCCACCGAGCACGAGCGCATCACGTCCATGGTGGCCATCGCGAAGAAGGCCGAAGAAGTCGGACTCGACGTCTTCGCCATGGGTCAGCACCACAACCCCCCGTTCGTGGCCCCCGCGAATCCTCCGATCCTGATGGCTCATCTCGCCGCGCAGACCAGCAGGATCCAGCTCTCCACCGCCACGACGCTGATCACCACCACGGACCCGGTGCGGATCGCGGAGGACTACGCCTACGCCCAGCATCTGGCCGAGGGCCGCATCGATCTCACGCTGGGTCGGGGAAACACCGGGCCGGTCTATCCCTGGTTCGGCAAAGACATCCGCGCGGGCATCCCGCTGGCGGTGGAGAACTACGCGTTGCTGCACCGTCTGTGGAGAGAGACCGATGTCGACTGGTCCGGGCGCTTCAGGACCCCGCTGCAGGGATTCACCTCCACCCCACGGCCGCTCGACGAGGTGCCGCCCTTCGTCTGGCACGGCTCGATCCGTTCGCCGGAGATCGCTGAGCAGGCCGCTTATTACGGTGACGGCTTCTTCCACAACAACATCTTCTGGAACAAGGAACACACCGGGCGGATGATCGAGCTCTACCGCAGCCGCTACGCCCACTACGGACACGGCACCGAGGAGCAGGCCATCGTGGGACTCGGCGGACAGGTCTTCATGCGGCACAACTCCCAGGACGCCGTGCGGGAGTTCCGCCCCTACTTCGACCGGGCGCCCGTGTACGGTGGAGGGCCTTCGCTGGAGGACTTCAGCGCGCAGACTCCGCTGACGGTGGGCACCCCCGAGCAGGTCATCGAGCGCACACTGAGCTTCCGCGAATACGCCGGCGATTATCAGCGCCAGCTCTTCCTGATCGATCACGCGGGACTGCCGCTGAAGACCGTGTTGGAACAGATCGACATGCTGGGCGAGGAGGTTGTGCCGGTCCTGCGTCGCGAAGTGGCCGCTCGGGCACCTGTTGGCACCCCAGAGGCGCCCACGCACGAGTCGCTGACCCGCCGCCGTCGTGAGGGTCTCGATCCCGTGCCAGGCGGCGGCAGGGCGGACGCCGCCTGATCCACCCGGGCGCCCAGCCCGGGGCGCCGCTCCGGTGAGACCTCAGGTGCCGCCTCAGGGGCGGCAGGCGCCAGCTCAGGGGCGGCAGGCGCCAGCTCAGGCGCGGGCCTGGAGCTCCTCGATGACGTTGATGCGCTGGTTGCTCAACAGGTGCAGCGAGAGCTCGTTGGAGAGGTGCTGGAACATCGCCACCCCCTGGACGCTGCTGCCCTCTTCATCAAGGCGCGGCGCAAAGGACGCGATGCCGACCTGACCGGGCAGGACGCCGATGATGCCTCCGGAGATGCCAGATTTTGCAGGGATGCCGATCTGGGTCAGCCAGCGCCCCGAGGCGTCATACATGCCGCAGGTGGCCATGACCCCGAGCGTGGTCCGCGCCGCCTCGGCGGAGACGACCTGCTGCCCCGTCTCGGGGTTGACGCCGTTGTTCGCGAGCGTGGCGGCCATCCGGGCGATGTCCTTGACGGTGACCAGCACCGAACAGATGTCGATGTAGCCGCGCACGGCCTCCTCCGGCTCGATGTCCAGCGAGCCGTGGGACTTCAGCATGTGGGCGATCGCCATATTCCGGTACGTGGTCGCAAACTCCTCCTCGGCGGCGTCCCAGTCCACGTCGAGCTCCTGCCCGGCGAAACCTGCCATCCCCTCCAGAATGCGAGCCGTACGACTGCGCACGGCAGAGGTCCGGGAATCGCTCACCCGGCCTCCGGGGTGCGACTCATGGCGGGTGTGGTCCACGAGCTGGTGGGTGGCGATGGCACCAGCATTGATCATCGGGTTCAGAGGTCGTCCGGTGCCGCCCTCCAGAGAGAGCTCGTTGAAGGCCTCACCCGAGGGTTCCATGCCCACCATCTCGCGGACTCTTTCCAGTCCGACGTCGTCCAGTGCCAGTGCATAGACGAAGGGCTTGGAGATCGACTGGATGGTGAAGCGGTGCTCGTCATCGCCGGCCGAGCATTGCTGTCCATCGGTCGTGGCCAGGGCCAGCGCCTGGAGGTTCTCGTCGGCGTCGCGCAGTCGAGGGATGTAGGACGCAAGCGTGCCGGTGACGTCCCGGCTGGACTCGCGGAGGACCTCGTGGAGATAGCGGTTGATCGATTCGTGCACTGGAATACTCCTGGGGGTCTTGGTCTGCCTACGCTACCTCCTGGAGCCTGACGGCTGACCTGGGGGTTTCCTGGACGAGTTCCTACCAGGTTGTGGAGAATCTGTGGAAAACGAGGCGGACCAGAGCCTATACACCTAACGGCAGGGTTACGGCAAGGTGGCCAGAAGGCCGGGAAAACTGATCAGTAATTATTTTGATGCACAGGCGTGTCGTTGCATCACTGCTGGTCAGACCCGTTTGGTGGAACCTTATCCACCGATATCCACAACCTACTGCACATGTTGTGCACAAGACACGCCGCGTAGTCCACACCTTTTCCACAGGGGTTGATTTTTGTTCTATTGCCCCGGCTCCCCTCTGGACCTAAAGTGTGGAAAGTCCCTCGGATGTGGATATTGGCTGGGCACTGCTCAGCGCGCATTCACAAGGGCCGCAGACTGCGGCCCGAGCGGAGATGCGAGGGCCGGGAAGCGATTCGCGGGTCGGCCCGTGATCACCGCTTCCGAGGACTCGGGAAGTCCGAGGAGATCCAGAGCTCCGCACCCCCTGAGCCGACGTGCTTCAGCAGGGTGAGCGGCTGGATCTCAACACATCGGGTCGCCGGGAGACCGGCCAAGGGAAGGGAATCACGCGTTCACACCACGTGATTCTGCTGCGTCGCCCGGCGATCCGTTCCCCACGTCAGCACGCGAGACGACGACGCTCAGGCGGGGTGCGCGGCGATGAAGTTGGCGACTCTGCGAGGCCATGAGTCGAGCTCCTCGGGTGTCTCCGCAATCTGCAGCTCCGAGCGGGGGATGAGTCTATGCAGCTCCTCCGCAGTGGAGACGGGGTGGGCGTAGTCATCCACCCAGGCCAGGATCAGTGTGGGAACCTCGAGAGCTGCGATCTGCTCGGGGGTCGGAAGATCGCTGATGCCGGCGCCCCGGAAGATCGACGGCAGAAGCTCCTGGCTCACCGCGGGGACCCGTTCCTTGGGCCGGTCCGCCAGTGCCGGCGGCGGCAGCACCTGACGGCCCACCCGCACAAAGGCCCCGATCCCCTGATCCTCCACGAGAGCGGCTGAACGCTGATAGGTGTCGGCCTGTCCCGCTCGAGTCTCCCAGGCTGTGGGCGGTACGAGCAGGGTCAGCGTGCTGAATCGCTGTGGATCCTGCAGCGCGGCATACAGGAGCGTGGCCGCCCCCATCGAAGGCCCTGCGGCGTGGACCTTCTGTCCGGGAGCCACCTCGTCCAGGAGATCGAGCAGATCCTCGGCGAGGCGCGGCCAGAGGTAGTCCTCCGGGACAGCGCGCCCTATGGAGGAGCCGTGTCCGCGGGCGTCATAGCGCAGCACGCGACAGTCGGCCAGGCTCAGCGTCATGTCCAGACCCGCGCGCTGCTCGCGGGAGGCACACGAGGTCAGGCCATGGAGCTGCACGAAGGTGGGCCCGTCCCCAGAGATCTCATAGGCAAGCTTCGCCCCGGCTGTCTGGAAAAGCCCCACGGTATTGAACTCCTGCATCTCAGCTGAACAACAAGTTGCGCCTGTTTGGTTCAGGCGCGATGAACGCCCCCTAGACTACGCCGTATGCGGTTGACGAATGTGGCGCAGATGCACACCCGACCCGGACGGCTCTCCAGCTACTCAGTCGTGGCCGCGCCCACGCCCGGGAGCGATCCGGGTCCCGATCGCCGCGTCGGCTTTGGCATGCCGCAGCCCGAACCAGCTGCGCAACCCGCCCAGCCACCGGCCGGCCTGCCGGTCTCCTTCGATCAGAACCGCCATGTCAGCTTCGGATCACGCCCCGGGTCCTGGATGGCGGTCTCTTTTCAGCTCGACGGGCCCGCCTCGCTGGAGGAGATCGCGCAGGCGTGGCTCGAAGTGATCCACCGGCACGGGACCCTGCGCACCGTCTTCGACTGGCGCGAGCCTGACGGCTCGAGTCATGGTGGTGCAGATCACGCTGCGTTCGTGGGGGATGAGGCCAGTGCGGTGTCCTCGCAGGACCGGTCCGCTGAGAACCCGTCCGCGGAGAACTCCGATCAGCGCTCCGGAGGCCCCGACACCGACCTTCTGCTCCGTGAGGTGGGGATTCGCCCTGGCACCTGGGAGCAGCTGATGGCT
The nucleotide sequence above comes from Nesterenkonia halotolerans. Encoded proteins:
- a CDS encoding response regulator transcription factor, giving the protein MLVDDQHLLRMGFRLILEGEEDLRVVAEAADGVEALETLRGLPEQQRPDVLLMDVRMPRMDGIEATAKVVAEFPQTRVIILTTFDLDEYAFSGLQAGASAFLLKDVTPEDLVHAVRVVAEGDAVVAPRITQRLLDVYLRGAEPRSVGTAADQPATAAPSSSGAAGRREAARRDRAGESLPNGEEIAAAMDDGVLRDPLTQRETEVLFAVAEGLSNAEIASKFFLSEATVKTHVRRILTKLQLRDRVQVVVYVFQTGLIGPS
- a CDS encoding M18 family aminopeptidase codes for the protein MSTRDHIEDLSDYVTASPSSYHAAAEAAERLVEAGFTQLGEHQDWPIEPGRYVVLRDGAVIAWVVPEGAGPTTALRVLGAHTDSPGFKLKPKSTLLRQGWLQAGVEIYGGPLLNSWLDRELRLAGRLVTRDGVTHLVATGPVARIPQLAIHLDRQVNEGLTLSRQSHTAPVLGLAGSSEQAAEADVLAVLAASAGVEPDQVDGYDVVLADAQAPGTFGIQEEFLASGRLDNLSSVHAGLTALEAVAAEAEQGQVIPMLAAFDHEELGSASRSGAAGPFLEEVLGRIYEGLGRAVGQDGASATQRAQALAGSWHLSSDAGHAVHPNYAERHDPANRPLPNGGPLLKINANQRYTTDAPGAAMWAAVCRAAGVPTQEFVSNNDLPCGSTIGPITATRLGIRTVDVGIALLSMHSAREMCGVEDLHHLRDAVASFFTLDLPG
- the rpsF gene encoding 30S ribosomal protein S6 codes for the protein MRHYELMVLVDPEVDERTVEPTLGKYMEIVKKDGGTVDNVDVWGRRRLAYEIQKKTEAVYAVVNFHSTPDSAAELDRLLRLNETIMRTKITRPEEQKID
- a CDS encoding single-stranded DNA-binding protein, with amino-acid sequence MAGETIITVVGNLTADPELRFTPSGAAVSNFAIASTPRFFDRQANEWKDGETLFVRCSLWREAAENAAESLTKGTRVIAQGRLKARSFQTKEGENRTSWELDVDEIGPSLRFATASVQRSGGGQGGRSGSGGGFGGGNAGGAPAGGFGGGGDSFGGGSGGGGSQSGGWSNDSAPQDPWGGQPSGGGSWGTPDNNEPPF
- the rpsR gene encoding 30S ribosomal protein S18 — protein: MAKAELKKPKPKANPLKAADITVIDYKDTALLRKFISDRGKIRARRVTGVTVQEQRKIAQAIKNAREVALLPYAGAGRG
- the rplI gene encoding 50S ribosomal protein L9 encodes the protein MAKLILTQEVTGLGASGDVVEVKGGYARNYLLPRGFAMTWTKGGEKDVERLRSARKAREIATVEEAQAVANTLQSAPVKITVKTGDSGRLFGTVGAAQIADAVETSGLGSIDKRTVEIPTRIKAVGNYTATVRLHADVSATLDLQVVGSK
- a CDS encoding LLM class flavin-dependent oxidoreductase, which gives rise to MQFGVFSIGDITPDPTTGRVPTEHERITSMVAIAKKAEEVGLDVFAMGQHHNPPFVAPANPPILMAHLAAQTSRIQLSTATTLITTTDPVRIAEDYAYAQHLAEGRIDLTLGRGNTGPVYPWFGKDIRAGIPLAVENYALLHRLWRETDVDWSGRFRTPLQGFTSTPRPLDEVPPFVWHGSIRSPEIAEQAAYYGDGFFHNNIFWNKEHTGRMIELYRSRYAHYGHGTEEQAIVGLGGQVFMRHNSQDAVREFRPYFDRAPVYGGGPSLEDFSAQTPLTVGTPEQVIERTLSFREYAGDYQRQLFLIDHAGLPLKTVLEQIDMLGEEVVPVLRREVAARAPVGTPEAPTHESLTRRRREGLDPVPGGGRADAA
- the glsA gene encoding glutaminase A, whose product is MHESINRYLHEVLRESSRDVTGTLASYIPRLRDADENLQALALATTDGQQCSAGDDEHRFTIQSISKPFVYALALDDVGLERVREMVGMEPSGEAFNELSLEGGTGRPLNPMINAGAIATHQLVDHTRHESHPGGRVSDSRTSAVRSRTARILEGMAGFAGQELDVDWDAAEEEFATTYRNMAIAHMLKSHGSLDIEPEEAVRGYIDICSVLVTVKDIARMAATLANNGVNPETGQQVVSAEAARTTLGVMATCGMYDASGRWLTQIGIPAKSGISGGIIGVLPGQVGIASFAPRLDEEGSSVQGVAMFQHLSNELSLHLLSNQRINVIEELQARA
- a CDS encoding alpha/beta fold hydrolase, which encodes MGLFQTAGAKLAYEISGDGPTFVQLHGLTSCASREQRAGLDMTLSLADCRVLRYDARGHGSSIGRAVPEDYLWPRLAEDLLDLLDEVAPGQKVHAAGPSMGAATLLYAALQDPQRFSTLTLLVPPTAWETRAGQADTYQRSAALVEDQGIGAFVRVGRQVLPPPALADRPKERVPAVSQELLPSIFRGAGISDLPTPEQIAALEVPTLILAWVDDYAHPVSTAEELHRLIPRSELQIAETPEELDSWPRRVANFIAAHPA